One window from the genome of Acidihalobacter ferrooxydans encodes:
- the rplS gene encoding 50S ribosomal protein L19: MNEIIKALEAEQMQKEIPVFAPGDTVVVQVKVKEGNRERLQAYEGVVVAKRNRGLNSAFTVRKLSHGEGVERVFQTYSPSVESIEVKRRGDVRRAKLYYLRGRTGKSARIKEKLKRRAD; this comes from the coding sequence ATGAACGAAATCATCAAGGCGCTCGAAGCCGAGCAGATGCAGAAAGAAATTCCCGTTTTCGCCCCCGGCGATACGGTCGTGGTGCAGGTCAAGGTCAAAGAAGGCAATCGCGAGCGGTTGCAGGCCTATGAAGGTGTGGTCGTGGCTAAACGCAACCGCGGTCTGAATTCCGCGTTCACCGTGCGCAAGCTGTCGCACGGCGAGGGCGTGGAGCGTGTATTCCAGACCTATAGCCCGAGCGTCGAGAGCATCGAGGTCAAACGCCGTGGTGATGTGCGCCGCGCCAAGCTGTACTACCTGCGTGGGCGTACCGGTAAGTCGGCACGCATCAAGGAAAAGCTCAAAAGGCGTGCTGATTAA
- the trmD gene encoding tRNA (guanosine(37)-N1)-methyltransferase TrmD, with protein MRIDVVSLFPSLVAAVAGCGVTGRAVDRGLLQLGLWNPRDYTVDRHRTVDDRPYGGGPGMLMKVEPVRQALHAARAAGNGKVIYLSPQGRRLDQAAVREFAAGGNLVLLAGRYEGIDERLARLEVDEEWSIGDYVLSGGELAAMVVVDAIARLLPGVLGDADSAEQDSFMDGLLDCPHYTRPEAVAGLRVPDVLREGNHAEIARWRRKQALGRTWERRPDLLEARALSDDDRRLLDEYEAERQVKTP; from the coding sequence ATGCGTATCGATGTCGTCAGTCTGTTCCCCTCGCTGGTGGCTGCGGTTGCCGGTTGCGGGGTAACCGGGCGTGCGGTGGATCGCGGTCTGCTGCAATTGGGGTTGTGGAATCCCCGTGACTACACGGTTGATCGGCACCGAACTGTGGACGACCGGCCCTACGGTGGCGGTCCAGGGATGTTGATGAAAGTCGAGCCCGTTCGCCAGGCGCTGCATGCGGCGCGCGCGGCCGGTAACGGCAAGGTTATTTACCTGAGCCCGCAGGGGCGCAGGCTGGATCAGGCGGCGGTGCGGGAATTTGCCGCAGGCGGTAATTTGGTGCTGCTGGCAGGGCGTTACGAAGGTATCGACGAACGTCTGGCCAGGCTTGAAGTGGACGAAGAATGGTCGATCGGCGACTACGTGTTGAGTGGCGGAGAACTCGCCGCGATGGTTGTCGTCGATGCGATTGCTCGTTTGCTGCCCGGTGTGCTGGGCGATGCGGACTCCGCTGAGCAGGATTCCTTTATGGATGGTCTGCTGGATTGCCCGCATTACACCCGACCGGAAGCCGTGGCGGGGCTGCGTGTGCCGGATGTGCTGCGGGAGGGCAATCATGCCGAGATCGCGCGCTGGCGACGCAAGCAGGCATTGGGACGGACGTGGGAGCGTCGCCCGGATTTGCTCGAAGCACGCGCTTTGAGTGATGACGATCGACGTTTATTGGATGAATATGAGGCCGAGCGGCAGGTCAAAACGCCGTAG
- the rimM gene encoding ribosome maturation factor RimM (Essential for efficient processing of 16S rRNA), which translates to MGRIGGAFGVRGWLKVRSDTQPPEALLEYSPWQVQQGGMWRTYDVIEGSMHRKGLVVRLAGVTDREQAELLYGADIAVTRSQLESLPAGEYYWADLIGLRVMTTHGVELGELEKLIETGANDVLVVHGDRERLIPYLRPDVVTEIDLAAGVLRVDWDPEF; encoded by the coding sequence ATGGGACGGATCGGCGGCGCCTTTGGCGTGCGCGGCTGGCTCAAGGTGCGATCCGATACGCAGCCGCCCGAGGCCTTGCTGGAATATTCACCCTGGCAGGTGCAGCAAGGCGGCATGTGGCGGACCTACGATGTGATTGAGGGTTCAATGCATCGCAAAGGCCTGGTCGTCAGGCTCGCTGGCGTGACAGACCGGGAACAGGCGGAATTGCTGTACGGCGCGGACATCGCCGTGACGCGGAGTCAATTGGAGTCGCTGCCGGCGGGTGAGTATTACTGGGCCGATCTGATCGGTCTGCGCGTCATGACCACGCACGGCGTCGAACTGGGCGAGCTCGAAAAATTGATCGAGACCGGCGCCAATGACGTTCTGGTCGTGCATGGTGATCGGGAGCGTTTGATTCCCTATCTGCGCCCCGATGTGGTGACCGAAATCGATCTGGCGGCCGGTGTGCTGCGGGTCGATTGGGACCCGGAATTCTGA
- the rpsP gene encoding 30S ribosomal protein S16 — MVTIRLARGGAKKRPFYHIVVTDSRARRDSGAIERLGYFNPVARGQEVRLHIDSARAEHWLAQGAAPSERVAQLLKEARKAVAA, encoded by the coding sequence ATGGTAACTATTCGACTGGCCCGCGGCGGGGCCAAGAAGCGGCCTTTCTATCACATCGTGGTGACTGACTCGCGCGCGCGTCGGGATTCCGGCGCCATTGAGCGGCTGGGTTATTTCAACCCGGTCGCGCGCGGGCAGGAAGTGCGTCTGCACATCGATAGCGCACGTGCCGAGCATTGGCTGGCACAGGGTGCGGCCCCCAGTGAACGTGTTGCGCAGCTTTTGAAGGAGGCGCGCAAGGCCGTTGCCGCCTGA